In Gopherus flavomarginatus isolate rGopFla2 chromosome 5, rGopFla2.mat.asm, whole genome shotgun sequence, one DNA window encodes the following:
- the PTGR2 gene encoding prostaglandin reductase 2 isoform X1, which translates to MNKGCGMKNTVVCRTPGSAVAEVGRVTDVQCGIPANVVMIIQRVVLNSRPGKNGVPVAENFRMEAVPLPDKITDGQVRARTLYLSVDPYMRCRMNEDTGSDYLLPWQLSEVADGGGIGIVEESKHANFAKGDIVTSFNWPWQTKVILDGRLLQKLDPQLVDGHLSYFLGAVGITGLTSFLGIKEKGHVTLGANQTMVVSGAAGACGSVAGQIGRLEGCSRVVGICGTDEKCSILVSEMGFDAAINYKKGNVAEQLHELCPAGVDVYFDNVGGDISDAVINQMNQNSHIILCGQISQYNKDVPYPPPLPPAVEEIRKARNITRERFLVLNYMDKHEASILQLCQWIKEGKLKVKETVVKGLENIGGAFQSMMTGGNIGKQIVLISE; encoded by the exons GGTCACTGACGTACAGTGTGGAATTCCTGCTAACGTAGTTATGATTATACAAAGAGTGGTGTTGAACTCACGTCCTG GTAAAAATGGTGTGCCAGTGGCAGAAAACTTCCGAATGGAAGCGGTCCCCCTACCAGATAAAATCACAGATGGACAGGTACGAGCTCGAACCCTCTACCTCTCTGTGGACCCTTACATG CGCTGCCGCATGAATGAAGACACAGGTTCTGATTACCTCCTACCCTGGCAGTTGTCTGAGGTGGCTGATGGTGGGGGCATTGGGATTGTGGAGGAAAGCAAACATGCTAACTTTGCTAAAGGGGATATTGTAACTTCTTTCAACTGGCCCTGGCAGACAAAGGTCATTCTAGATGGAAGACTCCTCCAAAAG cTAGATCCACAACTGGTTGATGGACACCTCTCCTACTTTCTTGGTGCAGTTGGCATTACTGGGCTGACCTCCTTTCTAGGAATAAAAGAGAAAGGACATGTGACTCTGGGTGCCAATCAGACAATGGTTgtcagtggggctgctggtgcCTGTGGTTCTGTGGCTGGTCAG ATAGGCCGCCTAGAGGGCTGCTCTAGAGTGGTAGGAATCTGTGGTACAGATGAGAAGTGCTCCATTTTGGTCTCAGAAATGGGGTTTGATGCGGCTATCAATTACAAGAAGGGGAATGTGGCAGAGCAGCTGCATGAACTCTGCCCAGCTGGCGTGGATGTTTATTTTGATAATGTTGGTGGAGACATCAGTGATGCAGTTATAAATCAG ATGAATCAGAACAGCCATATCATCCTATGTGGACAGATTTCCCAGTATAATAAAGATGTACCTTATCCTCCCCCACTGCCTCCTGCAGTAGAAGAAATACGGAAAGCAAGGAATATCACAAG ggagaGGTTTCTGGTATTAAACTATATGGACAAACACGAAGCTAGTATTCTACAGCTCTGTCAGTGGATCAAAGAGGGGAAATTGAAG GTCAAAGAGACTGTGGTAAAAGGCCTGGAAAACATTGGGG GGGCTTTCCAGTCCATGATGACCGGAGGCAACATTGGAAAACAGATAGTGTTAATTTCTGAATAA
- the PTGR2 gene encoding prostaglandin reductase 2 isoform X2: MVVTDVQCGIPANVVMIIQRVVLNSRPGKNGVPVAENFRMEAVPLPDKITDGQVRARTLYLSVDPYMRCRMNEDTGSDYLLPWQLSEVADGGGIGIVEESKHANFAKGDIVTSFNWPWQTKVILDGRLLQKLDPQLVDGHLSYFLGAVGITGLTSFLGIKEKGHVTLGANQTMVVSGAAGACGSVAGQIGRLEGCSRVVGICGTDEKCSILVSEMGFDAAINYKKGNVAEQLHELCPAGVDVYFDNVGGDISDAVINQMNQNSHIILCGQISQYNKDVPYPPPLPPAVEEIRKARNITRERFLVLNYMDKHEASILQLCQWIKEGKLKVKETVVKGLENIGGAFQSMMTGGNIGKQIVLISE, translated from the exons GGTCACTGACGTACAGTGTGGAATTCCTGCTAACGTAGTTATGATTATACAAAGAGTGGTGTTGAACTCACGTCCTG GTAAAAATGGTGTGCCAGTGGCAGAAAACTTCCGAATGGAAGCGGTCCCCCTACCAGATAAAATCACAGATGGACAGGTACGAGCTCGAACCCTCTACCTCTCTGTGGACCCTTACATG CGCTGCCGCATGAATGAAGACACAGGTTCTGATTACCTCCTACCCTGGCAGTTGTCTGAGGTGGCTGATGGTGGGGGCATTGGGATTGTGGAGGAAAGCAAACATGCTAACTTTGCTAAAGGGGATATTGTAACTTCTTTCAACTGGCCCTGGCAGACAAAGGTCATTCTAGATGGAAGACTCCTCCAAAAG cTAGATCCACAACTGGTTGATGGACACCTCTCCTACTTTCTTGGTGCAGTTGGCATTACTGGGCTGACCTCCTTTCTAGGAATAAAAGAGAAAGGACATGTGACTCTGGGTGCCAATCAGACAATGGTTgtcagtggggctgctggtgcCTGTGGTTCTGTGGCTGGTCAG ATAGGCCGCCTAGAGGGCTGCTCTAGAGTGGTAGGAATCTGTGGTACAGATGAGAAGTGCTCCATTTTGGTCTCAGAAATGGGGTTTGATGCGGCTATCAATTACAAGAAGGGGAATGTGGCAGAGCAGCTGCATGAACTCTGCCCAGCTGGCGTGGATGTTTATTTTGATAATGTTGGTGGAGACATCAGTGATGCAGTTATAAATCAG ATGAATCAGAACAGCCATATCATCCTATGTGGACAGATTTCCCAGTATAATAAAGATGTACCTTATCCTCCCCCACTGCCTCCTGCAGTAGAAGAAATACGGAAAGCAAGGAATATCACAAG ggagaGGTTTCTGGTATTAAACTATATGGACAAACACGAAGCTAGTATTCTACAGCTCTGTCAGTGGATCAAAGAGGGGAAATTGAAG GTCAAAGAGACTGTGGTAAAAGGCCTGGAAAACATTGGGG GGGCTTTCCAGTCCATGATGACCGGAGGCAACATTGGAAAACAGATAGTGTTAATTTCTGAATAA
- the PTGR2 gene encoding prostaglandin reductase 2 isoform X3: MIIQRVVLNSRPGKNGVPVAENFRMEAVPLPDKITDGQVRARTLYLSVDPYMRCRMNEDTGSDYLLPWQLSEVADGGGIGIVEESKHANFAKGDIVTSFNWPWQTKVILDGRLLQKLDPQLVDGHLSYFLGAVGITGLTSFLGIKEKGHVTLGANQTMVVSGAAGACGSVAGQIGRLEGCSRVVGICGTDEKCSILVSEMGFDAAINYKKGNVAEQLHELCPAGVDVYFDNVGGDISDAVINQMNQNSHIILCGQISQYNKDVPYPPPLPPAVEEIRKARNITRERFLVLNYMDKHEASILQLCQWIKEGKLKVKETVVKGLENIGGAFQSMMTGGNIGKQIVLISE, encoded by the exons ATGATTATACAAAGAGTGGTGTTGAACTCACGTCCTG GTAAAAATGGTGTGCCAGTGGCAGAAAACTTCCGAATGGAAGCGGTCCCCCTACCAGATAAAATCACAGATGGACAGGTACGAGCTCGAACCCTCTACCTCTCTGTGGACCCTTACATG CGCTGCCGCATGAATGAAGACACAGGTTCTGATTACCTCCTACCCTGGCAGTTGTCTGAGGTGGCTGATGGTGGGGGCATTGGGATTGTGGAGGAAAGCAAACATGCTAACTTTGCTAAAGGGGATATTGTAACTTCTTTCAACTGGCCCTGGCAGACAAAGGTCATTCTAGATGGAAGACTCCTCCAAAAG cTAGATCCACAACTGGTTGATGGACACCTCTCCTACTTTCTTGGTGCAGTTGGCATTACTGGGCTGACCTCCTTTCTAGGAATAAAAGAGAAAGGACATGTGACTCTGGGTGCCAATCAGACAATGGTTgtcagtggggctgctggtgcCTGTGGTTCTGTGGCTGGTCAG ATAGGCCGCCTAGAGGGCTGCTCTAGAGTGGTAGGAATCTGTGGTACAGATGAGAAGTGCTCCATTTTGGTCTCAGAAATGGGGTTTGATGCGGCTATCAATTACAAGAAGGGGAATGTGGCAGAGCAGCTGCATGAACTCTGCCCAGCTGGCGTGGATGTTTATTTTGATAATGTTGGTGGAGACATCAGTGATGCAGTTATAAATCAG ATGAATCAGAACAGCCATATCATCCTATGTGGACAGATTTCCCAGTATAATAAAGATGTACCTTATCCTCCCCCACTGCCTCCTGCAGTAGAAGAAATACGGAAAGCAAGGAATATCACAAG ggagaGGTTTCTGGTATTAAACTATATGGACAAACACGAAGCTAGTATTCTACAGCTCTGTCAGTGGATCAAAGAGGGGAAATTGAAG GTCAAAGAGACTGTGGTAAAAGGCCTGGAAAACATTGGGG GGGCTTTCCAGTCCATGATGACCGGAGGCAACATTGGAAAACAGATAGTGTTAATTTCTGAATAA